A genomic stretch from Arachis stenosperma cultivar V10309 chromosome 3, arast.V10309.gnm1.PFL2, whole genome shotgun sequence includes:
- the LOC130967500 gene encoding transcription factor GTE4 encodes MASGPIDGVDEGAKEKQRFSERKVYTRRVFKSTKKDLNALNTATATAKNDHTSTAKNENTATSKHDETATATSATADAADTTAATTGTPSAISPTATDTNNIPDRSYDRTVKNIDRDGPMDKSHDVVLAESPAPAAQPVQRLTAVLGDVDLVQPQVKSTLEDGSSSQQQESSILEDKDSAQPQESSRLEDGDSAQPQPQESSRLEDGDSARPKEGSRLEDGDSDRPKEGSRLEDGNSARLQESSRAEESSRLEDGDSAMQEGNSVQPPVVQLSNDSYNHPQEEASGPDIRHHNDGPLSGGVAPSTQNLPSGSESLAPVLQDRIKINLSSRSKQEMRELRWKLENELDVVRNLVERIERKQGQVDGYGQLSVLPSDGVDNGSGAKRSLSEVVSAGVPRESIRPYQHLCLPVLENNQGVGENIEKEKRTPKANQFYRNSEFLLAKDKFPPAESNKKSKLNLKKHGGREIGHGLGMGSKFLKSCSSLLGKLMKHKHGWVFNSPVDVEGLGLHDYFSIITHPMDLGTVKSRLSKNWYKSPKEFAEDVRLTLRNAMTYNPKGQDVHVMAEQLSKIFEDRWAIIESDYNREMRYAIDYGAAPIAPSPLSRKVPTFPPPPLDMRRILDRSESMAHTPRLMNITPSSRTPAPKKPKAKDPNKRDMTFEEKQKLSTNLQSLPSEKLDAIVQIIKKRNSALHQHDDEIEVDIDSVDAETLWELDRFVTNYKKSLSKNKRKAELAQARAEAQRNALQKSQVPVMLDVPRATQAEERNVHPSLPVQGGNQADNASRSSSSSSSSSDSGSSSSDSDSDSSSASGSDAGSQGT; translated from the exons ATGGCTTCGGGACCTATAGATGGAGTAGATGAAGGAGCCaaagaaaagcagagattctcGGAGAGGAAGGTGTATACAAGAAGAGTCTTCAAAAGCACCAAGAAAGACCTCAACGCCCTGAACACCGCCACCGCCACCGCTAAAAACGACCATACTTCTACTGCCAAAAATGAGAACACCGCCACTTCCAAACACGACGAAACTGCTACTGCTACAAGTGCCACCGCCGATGCTGCGGACACTACTGCAGCCACCACAGGCACTCCCAGCGCCATCTCTCCCACTGCCACCGATACTAACAATATACCTGACAGAAGCTATGACCGTACTGTCAAGAATATTGACAGGGATGGGCCAATGGATAAGAGCCATGATGTGGTATTGGCCGAGTCACCTGCACCAGCAGCACAGCCAGTACAGCGGCTAACAGCTGTGCTGGGGGATGTGGATTTGGTGCAGCCTCAAGTGAAATCAACGCTAGAGGATGGGAGCTCTTCTCAGCAGCAAGAGAGTTCAATATTAGAGGATAAGGATTCAGCTCAGCCCCAAGAGAGTTCAAGGTTAGAAGATGGGGATTCTGCTCAGCCACAACCACAAGAGAGTTCAAGATTGGAGGATGGGGATTCTGCTCGGCCAAAAGAGGGTTCAAGATTGGAGGATGGGGATTCTGATCGGCCAAAAGAGGGTTCAAGATTGGAGGATGGGAATTCTGCTCGGCTGCAAGAGAGTTCAAGAGCGGAGGAGAGTTCAAGGTTGGAGGATGGGGATTCAGCCATGCAGGAAGGGAATTCTGTTCAGCCTCCCGTAGTACAACTTTCTAATGACTCCTACAACCATCCACAGGAAGAAGCTTCTGGCCCTGATATCCGACACCATAATGATGGACCTCTGAGTGGCGGTGTAGCTCCTAGCACCCAGAACTTGCCTTCAGGCAGTGAGTCTCTGGCACCAGTGCTGCAGGACAGAATTAAGATCAATTTGTCCTCAAGGTCGAAGCAGGAGATGCGAGAGCTTCGATGGAAGCTTGAAAATGAGCTTGATGTAGTAAGGAATCTTGTTGAAAGGATTGAACGGAAACAGGGGCAGGTTGATGGGTATGGTCAGTTGAGCGTTTTACCTAGTGATGGGGTTGATAATGGAAGTGGAGCAAAGCGTTCTCTATCAGAGGTGGTTTCTGCTGGTGTTCCACGAGAGTCTATAAGGCCTTATCAGCATTTGTGTTTACCAGTGTTAGAGAATAACCAAGGGGTTGGTGAAAACattgaaaaggagaagagaacGCCTAAAGCAAATCAGTTTTATCGTAATTCAGAGTTCTTGCTTGCAAAAGATAAATTCCCACCTGCAGAGAGCAACAAGAAGTCaaaattgaatttgaagaaACATGGTGGGAGAGAAATTGGACATGGTCTTGGTATGGGATCCAAGTTTCTTAAGAGCTGTAGTTCATTGCTTGGAAAATTGATGAAACACAAACACGGTTGGGTATTTAATTCTCCAGTCGATGTTGAAGGACTTGGTTTGCATGATTATTTTAGTATTATCACCCATCCAATGGACTTGGGTACTGTGAAGTCAAGGCTGAGCAAGAATTGGTACAAATCTCCAAAGGAGTTTGCAGAGGATGTGAGACTCACTCTTCGGAATGCTATGACATATAATCCAAAGGGACAAGATGTTCATGTAATGGCAGAGCAGCTTTCAAAGATATTTGAGGATCGATGGGCTATAATAGAGTCGGATTACAATCGTGAGATGAGATATGCCATAGATTATGGGGCAGCTCCCATTGCCCCATCACCTCTCTCTAGAAAGGTTCCTActtttcctcctcctcctcttgaTATGAGAAGGATTTTGGATAGGTCAGAATCAATGGCACACACTCCGAGACTCATGAACATTACCCCATCAAGTAGAACACCAGCTCCAAAAAAGCCAAAGGCAAAAGATCCTAATAAAAGAGACATGACATTTGAGGAAAAGCAAAAGCTAAGCACAAACCTTCAAAGTTTACCTTCAGAGAAGCTTGATGCTATTGTACAGATCATTAAGAAGAGAAATTCTGCACTTCATCAACATGATGATGAGATTGAAGTTGATATTGATAGTGTGGATGCTGAGACACTCTGGGAGCTTGATAGATTTGTGACAAACTATAAGAAAAGTTTAAGTAAAAACAAGAGGAAGGCGGAGCTTGCACAAGCTAGAGCAGAAGCTCAGCGGAATGCCCTGCAGAAG AGCCAGGTACCAGTTATGTTGGACGTCCCTAGAGCAACACAAGCAG AAGAACGAAATGTTCATCCATCCTTGCCTGTGCAAGGGGGAAATCAAGCTGATAATGCAAGTAGGTCAAGTAGTTCAAGCAGCTCAAGCAGTGATTCTGGATCTTCTTCAAGTG ATTCAGATAGTGACAGTTCCTCAGCATCTGGATCTGATGCAGGGTCACAAGGAACCTGA
- the LOC130966409 gene encoding uncharacterized protein LOC130966409: protein MTVVAPMEIRVFSDLVNKARVVEEYAKTVAASKDTHGGNSSKGRGKYYHPRGQSFKRGGYAHQGPRGFKKNTQDPFQRGKGRGSQSGCFNCGLPGHIARDCTRGKNPNAGQGQHQGRVFAVNAKDASKADPLMRGICLIGDKTLIALYDTGASHSFISLAKVEERGLKVSELAFDLHVHTPHQTVVTRSGFRQVGFKLEGRDFVHDLICLPMIGLEMILGFDWLSKNRVLLDCFERSIWFMSEGENGAVVAAGYYLNSVMNLDQIPVVRDFSEVFPEDIPEFPPQREIEFAIEMVPGARPVSIAPYRMAPIKLAELKTQLKELLNKKFIRPSVSPWGVPILLVKKKDGGMRLCVDYQ from the exons ATGACTGTTGTGGCTCCTATGGAGATCCGTGTCTTTTCCGACTTAGTGAACAAGGCTAGAGTAGTGGAAGAGTATGCCAAGACCGTGGCAGCATCCAAGGACACTCATGGAGGAAATAGTAGCAAAGGACGTGGCAAGTATTACCATCCGAGGGGTCAAAGCTTTAAGAGAGGAGGATATGCGCATCAAGGTCCGCGAGGCTTCAAAAAGAACACTCAAGATCCGTTTCAGCGTGGCAAAGGGAGAGGAAGTCAGAGTGGTTGTTTCAACTGTGGATTGCCTGGTCATATCGCGAGGGATTGCACTCGTGGGAAGAACCCGAACGCGGGTCAGGGTCAGCACCAGGGGCGAGTCTTTGCTGTGAATGCCAAGGATGCTTCCAAGGCAGATCCATTGATGAGAGGTATATGTTTAATTGGTGATAAGACTTTAATTGCATTATATGATACTGGGGCATCGCATTCGTTTATTTCACTTGCTAAAGTTGAAGAACGAGGCTTGAAAGTGTCAGAGTTAGCTTTTGATCTGCATGTACATACTCCACATCAAACGGTTGTAACTAGGTCAGGGTTTAGGCAAGTAGGTTTCAAGCTTGAGGGTAGAGACTTCGTGCATGACTTGATCTGTTTGCCAATGATTGGATTGGAGATGATTTTGGGGTTTGATTGGCTGTCGAAGAATCGGGTTTTGTTGGATTGCTTTGAGCGGTCAATTTGGTTTATGTCGGAAGGAGAAAATGGAGCAGTGGTAGCTGCAGGATATTATCTAAACTCTGTTATG AACTTAGATCAGATACCGGTGGTTAGAGATTTTTCAGAAGTGTTTCCGGAAGATATCCCTGAGTTCCCACCTCAAAGAGAGATTGAATTTGCAATTGAAATGGTGCCTGGAGCCAGACCAGTGTCGATTGCGCCGTATAGAATGGCTCCGATAAAGCTGGCCGAGTTAAAGACTCAGTTGAAAGAACTTCTGAACAAGAAGTTCATTCGACCGAGTGTATCACCGTGGGGAGTGCCAATtttattggtgaagaagaaagatggaggAATGCGTTTGTGCGTGGATTACCAATAG